One Conger conger chromosome 18, fConCon1.1, whole genome shotgun sequence DNA window includes the following coding sequences:
- the bcl2l11 gene encoding bcl-2-like protein 11 isoform X1: MSHPSRGQNRVNGPAALIERGEGGEAQTASGTDTHASRPGERDLTRGGMAHSLLGFQSRSPLFRTLSRSSSGYFSFDFDSVPSSPRMTDNKATQTPSPSSQAISHAQRRISDVTQNPQHYEMPQAPPRPFRARSLSLPMDIRPEVWVAQELRRIGDELNHLYLHRGDRNGRARQLDVGRRQNRPAFLVRIGLRVWRWIGRLWILLRPR; the protein is encoded by the exons ATGTCCCATCCGTCCAG AGGACAAAATCGAGTGAATGGCCCGGCCGCCCTAATTGAAAGGGGCGAAGGCGGAGAGGCGCAGACCGCTAGCGGAACAGACACCCACGCCAGCCGGCCCGGCGAAAGGGACCTTACTCGCGGAGGAATGGCACACAGCCTCCTGGGCTTCCAGTCCAGGTCCCCGCTGTTCAGAACGCTGTCCCGGTCGTCCAGCGGATACTTTTCGTTCGACTTCGATTCTGTTCCGAGTTCTCCTCGTATGACCGATAACAAGGCGACGCAGACACCGAGTCCGTCGAGCCAAGCCATTTCCCACGCTCAGCGGCGAATATCCGACGTGACCCAAAACCCGCAGCATTATG AGATGCCCCAGGCCCCTCCCCGTCCGTTTAGAGCGCGGTCACTGTCACTTCCCATGGACATACGGCCTGAGGTGTGGGTCGCCCAGGAACTGCGCCGCATCGGAGATGAGCTGAACCACCTGTACCTGCACAGG GGGGACCGGAACGGCCGAGCCCGGCAGCTGGATGTGGGGCGGCGCCAGAACCGACCGGCCTTCCTCGTCCGGATCGGCCTCCGGGTATGGAGGTGGATCGGCCGCCTGTGGATCCTCCTGAGACCGAGATGA
- the bcl2l11 gene encoding bcl-2-like protein 11 isoform X2 gives MAHSLLGFQSRSPLFRTLSRSSSGYFSFDFDSVPSSPRMTDNKATQTPSPSSQAISHAQRRISDVTQNPQHYEMPQAPPRPFRARSLSLPMDIRPEVWVAQELRRIGDELNHLYLHRGDRNGRARQLDVGRRQNRPAFLVRIGLRVWRWIGRLWILLRPR, from the exons ATGGCACACAGCCTCCTGGGCTTCCAGTCCAGGTCCCCGCTGTTCAGAACGCTGTCCCGGTCGTCCAGCGGATACTTTTCGTTCGACTTCGATTCTGTTCCGAGTTCTCCTCGTATGACCGATAACAAGGCGACGCAGACACCGAGTCCGTCGAGCCAAGCCATTTCCCACGCTCAGCGGCGAATATCCGACGTGACCCAAAACCCGCAGCATTATG AGATGCCCCAGGCCCCTCCCCGTCCGTTTAGAGCGCGGTCACTGTCACTTCCCATGGACATACGGCCTGAGGTGTGGGTCGCCCAGGAACTGCGCCGCATCGGAGATGAGCTGAACCACCTGTACCTGCACAGG GGGGACCGGAACGGCCGAGCCCGGCAGCTGGATGTGGGGCGGCGCCAGAACCGACCGGCCTTCCTCGTCCGGATCGGCCTCCGGGTATGGAGGTGGATCGGCCGCCTGTGGATCCTCCTGAGACCGAGATGA